In Acaryochloris marina S15, a single genomic region encodes these proteins:
- a CDS encoding DUF4878 domain-containing protein has protein sequence MTGLVILITACGGVHSSPQTVVEEFIEAGADGKFDELKPLCAKEAPKALCNPNADDQEEFATVMKTIKIVGEPKVEGNQALVKINISFEGATAEANFPLTKQGDKWLLSGEPEEVES, from the coding sequence ATGACCGGTTTGGTCATATTAATAACAGCCTGTGGGGGAGTCCATTCTTCACCCCAAACAGTAGTTGAAGAATTTATCGAAGCTGGGGCAGATGGCAAGTTTGATGAACTTAAGCCTCTATGTGCAAAGGAAGCACCTAAAGCGTTATGTAATCCTAATGCAGATGACCAAGAAGAATTTGCCACAGTTATGAAAACCATCAAAATTGTTGGCGAACCTAAAGTTGAAGGAAATCAGGCTCTAGTTAAGATCAATATTTCATTTGAGGGTGCAACTGCAGAAGCAAACTTCCCTCTCACCAAGCAAGGAGATAAATGGCTTCTGAGTGGCGAACCTGAAGAAGTAGAATCATAA
- the rlmD gene encoding 23S rRNA (uracil(1939)-C(5))-methyltransferase RlmD codes for MPVDNLQNASEQKLPESHWQQGSLLDLEITDLSPTGDGVGRWGEQNQVVFVPNTVPGDHISVRLLRVKPRYAYGQLQSIKQASPHRVRPQCIVADKCGGCQWQQVDYAYQLTAKQNHVIQALERIGKFRTPAVDPVLAAPSPIEYRNKVTYPIVLSPNTNRVQAGYYRKGSHKLINLNQCPVQDPHFNQFLAEIKEDIQTQDWPIYNEQNHRGRIRHLSIRMGRRTGEILMTLIINAKPNQALSDLADLDAQVQEWLERYPQLVGICLNFNSHRTNRIFGNDTTCIAGRNYLQETFAGLTFQLRPDTFFQVHTEQAEVLLNTLFDHLQLTGSEQVVDLYCGIGTLTLPLAQRVKEIVGIELQTAAIDQAQTNATLNQISNATFSAGAAKDCLGELPFAPDLVLLDPPRKGCHQSVIDQLLSLKPERVVYVSCHSATLARDLKLLCQSGQYELNRVQPVDFFPQTSHVECVAFLNRRAS; via the coding sequence ATGCCAGTGGATAATCTTCAAAATGCTAGTGAACAGAAACTACCAGAAAGCCATTGGCAACAAGGCAGCTTATTAGATCTAGAGATTACAGATCTCAGTCCGACTGGAGATGGAGTGGGTCGATGGGGAGAGCAGAATCAGGTCGTTTTTGTCCCAAACACCGTTCCTGGCGATCATATTAGTGTGCGGCTGCTTCGGGTCAAACCTAGATATGCCTATGGTCAGCTTCAAAGTATTAAGCAAGCCTCGCCGCACCGAGTGAGACCCCAGTGCATTGTTGCTGATAAATGTGGTGGGTGTCAGTGGCAACAGGTGGACTATGCCTACCAACTGACCGCCAAGCAAAATCATGTGATTCAAGCCCTAGAGCGAATCGGTAAATTCCGGACTCCAGCCGTCGATCCAGTACTGGCTGCCCCATCCCCGATTGAGTATCGCAACAAAGTCACCTATCCCATCGTGTTGAGTCCCAACACTAACCGAGTGCAGGCAGGATATTACCGCAAAGGGAGTCACAAGCTCATTAACCTCAATCAATGCCCGGTCCAAGATCCTCATTTCAATCAGTTTTTAGCTGAAATTAAAGAGGATATTCAAACACAAGACTGGCCCATCTATAACGAGCAAAACCATCGGGGACGGATTCGCCACCTCTCGATCCGCATGGGGCGGCGGACGGGAGAAATTTTAATGACGCTGATTATTAATGCAAAACCGAACCAAGCTTTATCTGATTTAGCCGATCTAGATGCTCAAGTACAGGAGTGGCTTGAACGTTATCCCCAATTGGTGGGGATTTGTCTTAACTTCAATTCCCATCGGACCAATCGCATCTTTGGGAATGACACCACTTGCATCGCCGGACGCAACTATTTGCAAGAAACCTTTGCGGGGCTAACTTTTCAGCTACGTCCGGATACTTTTTTTCAGGTGCATACCGAACAAGCGGAAGTCCTGCTCAACACCCTCTTCGACCACCTTCAACTCACGGGCAGTGAACAGGTTGTTGATCTTTACTGCGGCATTGGTACCCTTACACTTCCCCTAGCTCAGCGGGTTAAAGAGATTGTTGGTATTGAATTGCAGACTGCAGCCATAGACCAGGCCCAGACCAATGCTACCCTCAATCAAATTAGCAATGCAACGTTTTCTGCCGGAGCGGCCAAAGACTGTTTGGGCGAGCTACCTTTTGCCCCGGATCTGGTTTTGTTAGATCCGCCTCGCAAAGGCTGTCACCAGAGTGTGATTGATCAACTCCTGTCCCTCAAGCCTGAGCGAGTTGTTTATGTCAGTTGTCATTCTGCGACTCTAGCTCGTGATTTGAAGTTGCTTTGTCAGTCAGGCCAATACGAACTCAATCGAGTCCAACCCGTAGACTTCTTCCCTCAAACCTCTCATGTAGAATGTGTCGCCTTCCTCAATCGGCGCGCTTCATGA
- a CDS encoding DMT family transporter has product MITKDLERPQQTLETLQRPAADPQALEALYEKSASQTSSILPFAALLAAVCILSFSAIFTRLSEEELTASATIFNRFWIASLALGMWSGFQQFRQPPAEADQTSQPLQIRDLLWFVCLGILIYGRAGSWAWSLTQTSVANSNLLHNMTPLFATLGGWLFLGHRFNRQFLMGLGLAITGVLIIGVGDFQVGTSGLVGDGAALLSAVFYAANFLVIEKLRTRFTTTTIMLSSCIVTGLLTIPIVLMGGNQLFPTSTTVWLAVIALGVISQGLGQGLLAYCLKQFTSGFVSIFMLMEPLITAILAWKVFGEQLNLLNWIAFFIILTGLYFATISKGAAKSSAIH; this is encoded by the coding sequence ATGATTACCAAAGACCTAGAGCGGCCTCAGCAGACCCTTGAAACGTTGCAGCGACCTGCTGCTGACCCGCAAGCTCTAGAGGCTCTTTACGAGAAATCTGCATCGCAGACTTCATCTATTTTGCCCTTTGCTGCTTTGCTCGCCGCAGTCTGTATTTTGTCTTTCTCGGCAATATTTACTCGCTTGAGCGAAGAAGAGCTAACAGCCAGCGCTACAATTTTTAACCGATTTTGGATTGCATCTCTGGCTTTAGGAATGTGGAGTGGCTTCCAACAATTTCGCCAACCTCCTGCAGAAGCTGATCAGACATCTCAACCGCTTCAAATTCGTGATTTGCTCTGGTTTGTGTGTTTGGGGATCTTGATCTACGGTCGGGCAGGTTCTTGGGCTTGGTCTCTCACCCAAACCAGTGTGGCAAATTCCAATCTCCTCCATAACATGACCCCCTTGTTTGCAACATTAGGGGGGTGGCTGTTTTTAGGACATCGCTTCAATCGTCAATTCCTGATGGGTCTGGGGTTGGCAATCACTGGGGTGTTAATCATTGGAGTCGGCGATTTTCAGGTTGGCACTAGTGGGCTAGTGGGGGATGGGGCTGCTTTATTATCAGCCGTTTTTTATGCCGCCAATTTTCTGGTGATTGAAAAACTGCGGACGCGATTTACCACCACCACCATCATGTTGTCTTCTTGTATCGTGACTGGACTATTGACGATTCCGATTGTGTTGATGGGGGGGAATCAACTATTTCCCACATCTACAACGGTTTGGTTAGCCGTCATTGCTTTAGGGGTAATTAGCCAAGGATTAGGACAAGGTCTGCTGGCTTACTGCCTCAAGCAATTTACGTCGGGATTTGTCTCTATTTTTATGCTTATGGAGCCTCTAATCACCGCCATTCTGGCCTGGAAAGTGTTTGGAGAGCAGCTCAATTTATTGAATTGGATTGCCTTTTTTATCATTTTGACTGGGTTGTATTTTGCAACGATTAGTAAGGGAGCCGCGAAATCCAGCGCTATTCATTGA
- a CDS encoding response regulator transcription factor — protein sequence MLSTDFNARSFEQLPTTMGQILLVEDEENIRETIAPALQSEGYRVITAADGQTALDVIQLFKSRSQQASTLDLIILDIMLPGINGIDLCRFIRREGSTVPVLMLSAKDTEADRVVGLEVGADDYLTKPFGMRELIARCRALLRRQRLNNTDPQGALLTCREISLHPDECRVMVRNEEVNLSPKEFRILELFISYPRRVWPREQILEKIWGPDYIGDSKTVDVHIRWLREKIEIDPSNPDYLVTIRGFGYRFG from the coding sequence ATGCTATCTACTGACTTTAATGCTCGCTCTTTTGAGCAACTGCCGACCACAATGGGGCAGATTCTGTTAGTAGAAGACGAAGAAAATATTCGCGAAACCATTGCTCCGGCGCTGCAAAGTGAAGGATATCGGGTGATTACGGCTGCTGATGGCCAAACAGCGTTGGATGTTATTCAGCTATTTAAGTCGAGATCGCAGCAGGCATCAACCTTAGATCTGATTATTTTAGATATTATGCTGCCCGGCATTAATGGGATTGATTTGTGCCGGTTTATTCGCCGCGAAGGCTCGACTGTTCCGGTACTTATGTTGAGTGCTAAGGATACGGAAGCCGACCGGGTTGTCGGCCTCGAAGTGGGTGCCGACGACTATCTCACCAAGCCCTTTGGTATGCGGGAATTGATCGCTCGCTGCCGAGCTCTCTTAAGACGGCAGCGGCTCAATAATACCGATCCCCAGGGAGCCCTACTCACCTGTCGAGAGATCAGTTTGCATCCTGATGAATGTCGTGTGATGGTTCGGAACGAAGAAGTTAATCTGTCTCCTAAAGAATTCAGAATTTTAGAATTATTTATAAGCTATCCTCGGCGAGTTTGGCCGAGGGAGCAGATTCTCGAAAAAATTTGGGGACCGGATTACATTGGTGATAGCAAAACTGTCGATGTACATATTCGGTGGCTCCGGGAAAAAATAGAAATTGACCCCAGTAATCCAGATTACTTGGTCACCATTAGAGGATTTGGCTATCGGTTTGGATAG
- a CDS encoding cell wall metabolism sensor histidine kinase WalK produces the protein MQLVWFLAGLGLGLGLLAWSARHFNNQLERIIRNLPSDPYRPALSPLSRLSRVTLQLQDQLQLHEQELLGWQDILHRAPVGYLQVNSADNLYWINERACDLLKIQSRSWDAGPNRLLLEVVRSIELDQLIGQVRSDQQEHQIEWIMHLSERAQEWPLKAYGIPLSEGHVGVFIEDRTETKNLAEDRDRWTSDVAHELKTPLTSIRLMVETLEPRISWQHRSHIDRLLQEVTRLSDLVKDLLELSRITFNQAQTLKLQPVNVPSLIHKAWLNLEPLAQQRNLSLFYQGVEDCTLEADKNRLYRVFLNLIDNAIKYSPVDQPIIVQVEVVQSAEEVEGGQSLCIDIIDTGSGFSVESLPHIFKRFYRSDLSRVRGSAIVGNAESVSLQSLEGSDVIQATSVALSEQEQSSVLTPVGGSGLGLAIAQQIILAHGGTIRARNHPQTGGAWLQILLPCPQK, from the coding sequence GTGCAATTGGTATGGTTCCTCGCAGGATTAGGTCTGGGTCTAGGACTGTTAGCCTGGTCTGCTCGTCATTTCAACAACCAACTTGAACGGATTATTCGTAACTTACCGAGTGATCCTTATCGTCCTGCCTTGTCTCCCTTGAGCCGGCTGTCTCGAGTGACGCTGCAACTTCAAGATCAGCTACAGCTGCATGAGCAAGAGCTGTTAGGTTGGCAAGATATTCTACATCGAGCCCCGGTAGGCTACTTGCAGGTTAATAGTGCCGACAATTTGTATTGGATTAATGAACGGGCCTGCGATCTTCTGAAGATTCAAAGTCGTTCTTGGGATGCTGGGCCGAATCGTCTTCTCCTAGAAGTGGTGCGTTCTATAGAGTTGGATCAATTGATTGGTCAAGTTCGCTCAGATCAGCAAGAGCATCAAATTGAGTGGATTATGCATCTGTCTGAGCGGGCTCAAGAGTGGCCGCTCAAGGCCTATGGTATTCCTCTGTCTGAAGGACATGTGGGGGTATTTATTGAAGATCGAACTGAGACGAAGAACTTGGCTGAGGATCGAGATCGCTGGACGTCAGATGTTGCCCATGAGTTAAAAACACCCCTCACTTCTATTCGACTCATGGTGGAAACTCTTGAACCCCGCATTAGCTGGCAACATCGTTCCCATATTGATCGCTTGTTGCAAGAAGTCACCCGCCTGAGCGACTTGGTGAAAGATTTACTCGAACTCAGCCGAATCACCTTCAATCAAGCCCAAACCCTAAAATTGCAACCTGTTAATGTTCCCAGTCTGATTCACAAGGCTTGGCTGAATTTGGAACCTTTGGCTCAGCAGCGTAATCTGTCCCTTTTTTACCAGGGGGTGGAAGATTGCACTTTAGAAGCAGACAAGAATCGACTGTATCGCGTGTTCCTTAACCTGATCGATAACGCTATTAAGTACAGTCCGGTTGATCAGCCCATTATTGTCCAGGTAGAAGTCGTTCAGTCTGCTGAGGAAGTGGAAGGAGGGCAAAGTCTTTGTATCGATATTATTGATACAGGCTCAGGTTTTTCCGTAGAATCTCTTCCTCATATTTTTAAGCGCTTCTATCGCTCTGATCTTTCTAGAGTGAGAGGTAGTGCCATAGTGGGAAATGCTGAGTCAGTGAGCCTACAATCTCTAGAGGGATCAGATGTCATTCAAGCGACCTCTGTTGCCCTATCAGAACAGGAGCAATCCTCTGTTCTGACTCCTGTGGGGGGGAGTGGTTTAGGACTTGCGATCGCACAGCAAATCATCCTTGCCCACGGCGGCACCATTCGGGCCCGCAACCATCCCCAAACAGGCGGGGCCTGGCTACAAATTCTGTTACCTTGCCCTCAGAAGTAA
- the xth gene encoding exodeoxyribonuclease III, whose protein sequence is MKIASWNVNSIRTRLEHVLDWLYAQSIDVLCLQETKVIDDDFPKASFEEEGYQVYVSGQKAYNGVALISRTALSEVNTGFTPLLGSNDLTQHYDQQKRLITGIISPGIRILNLYVPNGSEIDSEKYAYKLEWLDLLHRYVEKLLHQDSQHLLICGDFNIALDDRDMHDPTKRETHVMSTDRERQALQKVLELGLEDAFRKFNSKSEQFSWWNYRAGSFQRNKGWRIDHHYLTPMLYEQATACTIDAAPRRLPKPSDHAPVVVEIDTQNL, encoded by the coding sequence ATGAAAATTGCTAGCTGGAATGTAAATTCTATCCGAACACGCTTGGAGCATGTTTTGGATTGGTTATATGCCCAATCGATAGATGTTTTATGTCTACAGGAAACGAAGGTTATTGATGATGACTTCCCCAAAGCCTCTTTTGAGGAGGAAGGTTACCAGGTATATGTTTCGGGACAAAAAGCTTATAACGGTGTAGCTTTAATCAGTCGGACGGCTCTATCTGAGGTAAATACGGGTTTCACCCCTCTACTCGGTTCCAATGATTTGACTCAGCACTATGACCAGCAAAAACGTCTGATCACGGGGATCATTTCTCCTGGCATTCGCATTTTGAATTTATATGTTCCCAATGGCTCAGAAATTGACAGTGAGAAGTATGCCTACAAATTAGAGTGGTTGGACCTATTACATCGCTATGTTGAAAAGCTGCTGCATCAGGATTCCCAACATCTTCTGATCTGTGGTGATTTTAATATTGCCCTAGACGATCGAGATATGCATGATCCCACTAAGCGGGAGACCCATGTTATGTCTACAGATCGAGAGCGACAAGCTTTGCAAAAGGTATTGGAGCTCGGGTTAGAAGACGCTTTCCGTAAGTTCAACTCCAAGTCAGAGCAGTTTAGCTGGTGGAATTATCGGGCAGGGTCTTTTCAACGAAATAAGGGTTGGCGGATTGACCATCATTATTTAACGCCAATGCTATACGAACAAGCGACAGCCTGCACGATTGATGCAGCCCCTCGTCGGTTACCCAAACCTAGCGATCATGCTCCCGTTGTGGTCGAAATAGATACCCAAAACTTGTAG
- the menB gene encoding 1,4-dihydroxy-2-naphthoyl-CoA synthase, giving the protein MSFSWQPVKSYQDILYHKADGIAKITINRPHKRNAFRPQTIFELYDAFIDAREDPSLGVILLTGAGPHTDGKYAFCSGGDQSIRGDAGYVGDDGIPRLNVLDLQRLIRSIPKVVIALVAGYAIGGGHVLHLICDLSIAADNAVFGQTGPKVGSFDGGFGASYLARVVGQKKAREIWFLCRQYDAQAALSMGLVNTVVPVAELEAEGIQWAQEILQKSPLAIRCLKAAFNADCDGQAGIQELAGNATLLFYMNEESAEGKNAFLEKRDPNFRQFPWRP; this is encoded by the coding sequence ATGTCTTTCTCTTGGCAACCCGTCAAATCCTATCAAGATATCCTGTATCACAAAGCTGACGGCATTGCCAAAATCACCATTAATCGTCCTCACAAACGAAACGCCTTTCGCCCTCAAACCATTTTCGAACTCTATGATGCCTTTATAGATGCTCGGGAAGACCCAAGCCTTGGCGTCATTCTTTTAACGGGAGCAGGTCCCCATACAGACGGCAAGTATGCGTTTTGCTCCGGTGGGGATCAAAGTATTCGAGGAGATGCTGGCTATGTTGGAGATGATGGCATCCCACGTCTTAATGTTCTAGATCTACAACGGTTAATTCGTTCGATCCCCAAGGTCGTTATTGCCCTGGTGGCAGGATATGCCATTGGCGGCGGGCATGTCTTGCACTTGATCTGTGATTTATCCATTGCTGCAGACAATGCTGTTTTTGGCCAAACAGGTCCTAAAGTGGGTAGCTTTGACGGTGGTTTTGGAGCCAGCTATTTAGCCCGTGTGGTAGGCCAAAAGAAAGCCAGAGAAATATGGTTTCTCTGCCGCCAATACGATGCCCAAGCAGCCTTATCTATGGGATTAGTGAATACGGTAGTCCCAGTCGCAGAACTAGAAGCTGAAGGGATTCAATGGGCCCAAGAGATTTTGCAAAAAAGTCCTTTGGCAATCCGCTGTTTGAAAGCAGCTTTTAATGCAGATTGTGACGGACAGGCCGGTATTCAAGAGTTGGCTGGGAATGCCACGCTGTTGTTCTACATGAATGAGGAAAGTGCAGAGGGAAAAAATGCCTTTCTCGAAAAACGGGATCCGAATTTTAGACAGTTTCCTTGGCGGCCTTGA
- a CDS encoding glyoxalase-like domain protein, whose translation MISPIYLSLVPLQTPLVAGFFLPIDGLFSTQGVMVMLLAAYAGAMWMFLSSAPKVHTLMVSDLELARQFFEGELQLRTAEVPLHYYYNYEQTLGLSGIDPLYMSTDFGRPAMQQLSGTDGFWYQLKKNVQLHVIGGASIGDKNRQRHVCFDHDCLEQILMKVQTRYVKYKIRREKPLNFLVKTYEGAVIEFAEVSN comes from the coding sequence ATGATTTCCCCTATCTATCTCAGCCTTGTTCCCCTGCAGACTCCTCTTGTTGCTGGTTTTTTTCTACCGATTGATGGCCTCTTCTCCACTCAAGGGGTAATGGTGATGCTTTTGGCGGCCTATGCTGGGGCCATGTGGATGTTCCTGTCAAGTGCACCCAAGGTGCATACGCTGATGGTGTCAGATCTGGAATTAGCTCGCCAATTTTTTGAAGGAGAGCTGCAGTTGCGAACCGCAGAAGTCCCCCTTCACTACTATTACAACTATGAGCAAACGCTGGGCTTATCGGGGATAGATCCCCTTTATATGTCTACGGATTTTGGCCGACCAGCCATGCAGCAATTGAGCGGCACCGATGGATTTTGGTATCAACTCAAAAAAAATGTCCAATTGCATGTGATTGGTGGGGCGAGCATTGGAGACAAAAACAGGCAGCGTCATGTTTGCTTTGATCATGACTGTCTAGAACAGATTTTGATGAAGGTGCAAACTCGCTATGTGAAATATAAGATTCGGCGAGAAAAACCACTAAACTTCTTAGTTAAGACCTACGAAGGTGCTGTAATAGAGTTTGCTGAAGTTTCTAATTAA
- the ruvC gene encoding crossover junction endodeoxyribonuclease RuvC, whose protein sequence is MTKKILGLDPGLASLGFGVISTDTDSIGLLDFGIIQTPAKTDIGQRLQTIYEDLHQVLTTHQPDLVAIEKLFFYRMGNTILVAQARGVLLLVLAQHQLPIIEYTPAQIKLALTGYGAADKVAVQEAVARELCLDCLPRPDDAADALAVALTAWFQR, encoded by the coding sequence GTGACAAAAAAGATTTTGGGTTTAGATCCGGGGTTAGCATCCTTAGGCTTTGGTGTGATCAGCACGGATACAGATAGCATTGGACTCCTGGACTTTGGAATTATCCAAACACCTGCCAAAACTGATATTGGGCAACGATTGCAGACGATTTACGAGGACTTGCATCAAGTTCTCACCACCCATCAGCCCGATTTGGTGGCGATAGAAAAACTTTTCTTCTATCGCATGGGCAATACGATTTTAGTGGCCCAAGCTCGTGGGGTCTTATTGCTGGTGCTAGCGCAGCATCAGCTTCCCATCATTGAATATACGCCGGCTCAAATTAAGTTGGCTCTAACTGGATATGGCGCTGCAGATAAAGTTGCTGTGCAGGAAGCAGTTGCTAGAGAACTCTGCTTAGATTGCTTGCCTCGGCCAGACGACGCGGCAGATGCCCTAGCCGTTGCCCTGACTGCATGGTTTCAGCGATAA
- the lepA gene encoding translation elongation factor 4 — translation MTDVPVSRIRNFSIIAHIDHGKSTLADRLLQTTGTVADREMKEQFLDNMELERERGITIKLQAARMAHKAADQEDYVLNLIDTPGHVDFSYEVSRSLAACEGALLVVDASQGVEAQTLANVYLAIEHDLEIIPVLNKIDLPGAEPDRVKQEIEEIVGLDCSGAILASAKTGIGIEEILESIVHLVPPPEDTTQDPLRALIFDSYYDLYRGVVVYFRVMDGTVKKGDRVRLMASGTEYDIDELGVLSPTQVQVEQLHAGEVGYFAAAIKAVEDARVGDTITLAKAQAAEPLPGYVEAKPMVFCGMFPIDADQFPDLRDALERLKLNDAALNYEPETSSAMGFGFRCGFLGLLHMEIVQERLEREYNLDLIITAPSVVYRVTTLKGEILLIDNPSALPDPQRREKIEEPFVQVDMITPEEYVGTLMELGQSRRGTFKDMKYLTPGRTTLVYELPLAEVVTDFFDQMKSRSRGYASMEYQLIGYRENPLVKLDILINTDPVDSLAAIVHRDKAYYTGRALVSKLRELIPRHQFKIPIQAAIGAKVIASESIPALRKDVLAKCYGGDVSRKRKLLEKQKAGKKRMKSVGRVDVPQEAFMAVLRITDE, via the coding sequence ATGACTGATGTTCCTGTCTCTCGCATTCGAAATTTTTCCATCATTGCCCACATTGACCATGGCAAGTCGACTCTAGCGGATCGTCTGTTACAAACCACTGGCACCGTGGCAGATCGAGAGATGAAAGAGCAATTTCTCGACAATATGGAACTAGAGCGGGAGCGAGGAATTACCATTAAGCTGCAAGCGGCCCGCATGGCCCATAAAGCAGCAGACCAGGAAGATTATGTTCTTAATCTGATTGATACACCTGGGCATGTCGATTTTTCTTATGAAGTCTCTCGTTCCTTGGCAGCCTGTGAGGGTGCCCTGTTGGTGGTAGATGCTTCCCAAGGGGTAGAAGCGCAAACTTTAGCCAATGTCTATCTCGCCATCGAACATGATCTAGAAATCATCCCGGTCCTTAATAAAATTGATTTACCCGGCGCTGAGCCTGATCGGGTGAAGCAAGAGATTGAAGAAATTGTTGGCTTAGACTGTAGTGGGGCCATTCTGGCATCTGCTAAAACAGGCATCGGCATTGAAGAGATTCTGGAATCCATCGTCCATTTAGTCCCCCCACCAGAAGATACAACCCAAGACCCCTTGCGCGCATTGATCTTCGACAGTTACTACGATCTATATAGAGGTGTAGTAGTTTACTTTCGGGTCATGGACGGCACAGTCAAAAAAGGCGACCGCGTTCGTTTAATGGCATCAGGGACAGAATACGACATTGATGAATTAGGAGTATTGTCACCCACCCAAGTTCAAGTTGAACAACTGCATGCTGGGGAAGTGGGGTACTTTGCCGCTGCAATTAAAGCCGTTGAAGATGCTCGGGTCGGTGACACCATCACCCTTGCTAAAGCTCAAGCTGCTGAACCACTACCAGGCTATGTGGAAGCTAAGCCAATGGTCTTTTGCGGGATGTTTCCCATCGACGCCGATCAGTTTCCAGATTTACGAGATGCCTTAGAACGTCTCAAACTCAATGATGCAGCATTAAACTATGAACCAGAAACCTCTAGTGCCATGGGGTTTGGGTTCCGTTGTGGATTCCTAGGACTGTTGCATATGGAGATTGTGCAAGAGCGCTTGGAGCGAGAATATAACTTGGATTTGATTATTACAGCTCCGTCTGTGGTCTATCGAGTGACCACCCTTAAAGGCGAAATCTTGCTGATTGATAATCCCAGTGCTCTGCCTGACCCTCAACGTCGCGAGAAAATTGAAGAACCGTTTGTTCAGGTGGATATGATTACGCCGGAAGAGTATGTCGGCACCCTAATGGAGTTAGGGCAGAGTCGCCGGGGTACCTTCAAAGATATGAAATATCTCACCCCAGGGCGAACAACCTTAGTCTATGAGTTACCTCTAGCCGAGGTGGTTACTGACTTTTTCGACCAAATGAAGTCGCGGTCAAGGGGGTATGCCAGCATGGAATACCAACTGATTGGCTATCGAGAAAATCCCTTAGTCAAGCTGGATATTTTGATCAATACGGATCCTGTTGACTCTCTAGCCGCCATTGTTCATCGAGATAAAGCCTATTACACAGGACGCGCTTTAGTCAGTAAGCTGCGAGAGCTGATTCCACGACATCAGTTTAAGATTCCGATACAGGCTGCGATTGGGGCTAAGGTGATTGCCAGTGAGAGCATTCCAGCCCTAAGGAAAGACGTACTGGCAAAATGCTACGGTGGCGACGTTTCCCGGAAGCGAAAGCTCTTAGAAAAGCAAAAAGCAGGTAAAAAACGGATGAAATCTGTGGGGCGGGTTGATGTTCCACAAGAAGCCTTTATGGCTGTTCTACGGATTACGGATGAATAA